From a region of the Arachis ipaensis cultivar K30076 chromosome B09, Araip1.1, whole genome shotgun sequence genome:
- the LOC107619068 gene encoding DNA topoisomerase 6 subunit A-like — protein MAESSKKRRRTNTDDLPFKNKLKPDSTILQILKDFSTSSSSSSSSSKALTLQDLSLPFSCREVSDLSLSSVQSIIESLVLRIAHSILSGNGFAFDVPSRSATNQFYVPELDRIVLKDKSSLRPFANISTVRKSAITARILQLVHQLCIKGIHVTKRDLFYTDVKLFQDQIQSDTVLDDVSCMLGCTRSSLNVVAAEKGVVVGRLIFSDNGDMIDCTKMGMGGKAIPPNIDRVGDMQSDALFILLVEKDAAYMRLAEDRFYNRFPCIIVTAKGQPDVATRLFLKKMKMELKLPVLALVDSDPYGLKILSVYGCGSKNMSYDSANLTTPDIKWLGVRPSDLDKYKIPEQCRLPMTEQDIKTGKDLLEEDFVKKNPGWVEELTLMVKTKQKAEIQALSTFGFQYLSEVYLPLKLQQKDWL, from the exons ATGGCAGAGAGCAGCAAGAAGCGCCGTCGAACCAACACCGACGACCTCCCTTTCAAGAACAAGCTTAAACCAGACTCCACCATCCTCCAAATCCTGAAAGACTTCtccacctcttcctcctcctcttcctcttcctccaaaGCCCTAACCCTCCAAGACCTCTCCCTCCCTTTCTCCTGCCGTGAAGTCTCCGATCTCAGCCTGTCTTCCGTTCAGTCCATCATCGAGTCCCTCGTCCTCCGCATCGCCCACTCTATCCTCTCCGGCAACGGCTTCGCCTTCGACGTCCCCTCCCGCTCTGCCACCAACCAGTTTTACGTCCCGGAGCTTGACCGAATTGTCCTCAAGGACAAGAGTTCACTTCGTCCTTTTGCGAATATCTCGACGGTTAGGAAGTCCGCAATAACTGCCCGCATATTGCAGCTGGTTCACCAGCTTTGCATTAAGGGGATTCATGTCACGAAGCGTGATCTGTTCTACACGGATGTTAAGTTGTTTCAGGATCAGATCCAGTCCGATACGGTTCTTGATGACGTGTCCTGTATGCTCGGATGCACACGATCCAGCCTCAATGTGGTTGCAGCCGAGAAAG GTGTTGTTGTCGGGAGGCTGATCTTTAGCGACAATGGGGACATGATTGATTGCACAAAGATGGGTATGGGTGGGAAGGCCATTCCACCAAATATTGATCGAGTTGGGGATATGCAGAGTGATGCTTTGTTCATTCTGTTGGTGGAGAAGGATGCTGCTTATATGAGATTGGCCGAGGATAGATTCTACAACCGGTTTCCTTGTATAATCGTGACTGCAAAAGGGCAACCTGATGTTGCTACAAGGCTGTtcctgaagaagatgaagatggagTTGAAGCTGCCAGTGCTTGCACTTGTAGACAGTGATCCGTATGGGTTGAAGATTCTCTCTGTCTATGGATGTGGGTCAAAGAATATGTCCTACGACAGTGCCAACCTGACAACCCCTGACATAAAGTGGCTCGGGGTTAGGCCTAGTGATTTGGACAAGTACAAGATACCCGAGCAATGTAGGTTGCCGATGACTGAGCAGGATATTAAGACTGGAAAGGACTTGTTGGAGGAGGATTTTGTGAAGAAAAATCCTGGTTGGGTTGAGGAATTGACATTAATGGTGAAGACTAAGCAGAAGGCTGAAATTCAGGCCCTGAGCACCTTCGGCTTTCAGTATCTATCTGAGGTTTATTTGCCTTTGAAATTGCAGCAGAAGGATTGGCTATGA